The following coding sequences are from one Eucalyptus grandis isolate ANBG69807.140 chromosome 11, ASM1654582v1, whole genome shotgun sequence window:
- the LOC104424422 gene encoding uncharacterized protein LOC104424422 translates to MAASLCNLALVALAFAFCVQGTLGDIACENLDQGSCAFAVSSTGKRCVLEKQVRRSGEEAYTCRSSEIEADNLKDHIETDECIAACGLDRKTLGVSSDSLLESRFTQKLCSSGCYENCPNIVDLYFSLAAGEGVFLPKLCEAQRGIARRGMGEIRSSGHVAPGPIHSVQFIGVAPATAPSY, encoded by the exons ATGGCTGCCAGCCTCTGCAATCTCGCACTCGTCGCTCTGGCCTTTGCCTTCTGCGTTCAAGGAACCCTAG GAGATATTGCATGTGAGAATCTTGACCAAGGATCGTGCGCGTTCGCCGTGTCGTCCACGGGCAAGCGGTGCGTGCTTGAGAAGCAGGTGAGGAGGAGCGGGGAGGAGGCCTACACATGCCGGTCCTCGGAGATCGAAGCCGACAATCTGAAGGACCACATCGAGACTGACGAGTGCATCGCCGCTTGCGGGCTCGACAGGAAGACTCTCGGCGTCTCCTCGGATTCGCTCCTCGAGTCTCGCTTCACCCAAAAGCTCTGCTCCTCCGGGTGCTACGAGAACTGCCCCAACATCGTCGATCTCTACTTCAGCCTCGCCGCCGGTGAAG GCGTGTTTCTTCCCAAACTATGCGAGGCACAAAGAGGGATTGCGCGCAGAGGAATGGGTGAGATTCGAAGCTCGGGCCACGTGGCTCCGGGACCAATTCACTCTGTCCAGTTCATAGGAGTCGCCCCAGCAACGGCGCCTTCTTACTAA